In Mixophyes fleayi isolate aMixFle1 chromosome 4, aMixFle1.hap1, whole genome shotgun sequence, the following proteins share a genomic window:
- the LOC142150798 gene encoding uncharacterized protein LOC142150798, which produces MSRDRRGEQAEEREMEVEGSEEGEGEVEETGQGRKTKTGRNVRFSHDENCVLVHNIIPCYEVILGNLAARTPLRRRHQLWGRVCDAVNAVGPLKRTVAHCRKRFSDIKRRLKEKMAQERRSTRRTGGGPPLRMEYTTYEEELRQIMPAEIVEGINVQDTDSPSFGQVVESPGPQFSPSARPTPPPSARDSGTDEQAGPSSYQPPQAESLEMSPEPEDLTTITLVTVDAPVSGLQEVSPGPAEPSHHQPAPAPMDPAREMALSIGAFQQQQTLFMDRQTRHMSQIAAQLRRIHRSNSQLPAGINRLATALEQTNVQLAQMTGAVEALHSTVREGNANVTRLAGQLHSEIVARLPAPISSATTSTASTPSTSVQSTPPRRGARTRGGRGRGESGTKHCDMPAKRRR; this is translated from the exons atgtccagagataggaggggagaacaggctgaggagagggagatggaggttgaggggtcagaggagggagagggagaggttgaggagacaggacagggcaggaagaccaagacagggaggaatgtgcgcttctcacatgatgagaattgtgtgttggtgcacaacatcattccctgctacgaggtcatcctagggaacctggcagcccggactcctctaaggcggcgtcaccaactgtgggggagagtctgtgatgccgtgaacgcggtgggcccactgaagcggacagtggcacactgccgcaagcgcttctctgatattaagaggaggcttaaagagaagatggcccaggaaaggaggtcgacaaggcgcacgggtggtggtcccccacttcgtatggagtacaccacgtacgaggaggagctgcgccagataatgccggctgaaattgtagagggcataaatgtccaggacaccgactcgccctcttttggccaagtagttg aatcgccaggaccgcagttcagtcccagtgccagacctacacctccaccttcagcgagagattcgggcacagacgagcaagcag ggccctcttcataccagccacctcaggcggagtccctggaaatgtcccctgagccagaggatctaacgaccatcaccctggtaacagtggatgcccctgtgtctggcctccaggaagtttcacctggccctgctgaaccatcacaccaccaacctgcacctgcacctatggacccagccagagaaatggcgctgtctattggcgcattccagcagcaacagacattattcatggacaggcaaactcgccacatgtcccaaattgcggcccagttgaggcggatacaccgctccaatagtcaactccctgctggaatcaaccgtctggcaacagctttagaacagaccaatgtgcagctggcccaaatgactggggctgtggaggccttacattccacagtacgtgaggggaatgccaatgtgacccggctggcagggcaactacattcagaaattgtagcccgtttaccggcacctatctcttcagccaccaccagtaccgctagtacgcctagcacatctgtacagagtactcctccaaggagaggtgctcgcaccaggggtgggcgagggaggggagagagtggcaccaagcattgtgatatgcctgcaaaaagacgtcgctag